The following is a genomic window from Salarias fasciatus chromosome 10, fSalaFa1.1, whole genome shotgun sequence.
GCAGAAAGACACACTTTGGAAAGTTCAAATGCATCTGAAatggaattaaattaaaataaggTCAGATAATTAAGATTTGATAAGATAAGTTATACCTTTAtgtcacagtggagaaatttactgCTGACAGAGATAAAGGAAaactaaaaggaaaaaatgacattaaaactgCCAGAGTAATGATTTAAAAAGCACACACATCTGAAAAGAATAGTGCAAGCACAAATATGATAATAAAGTAGAAGTGTGCTGAAGTAAATGTGAGTTGGATGACAGTTCTGGGAATCATGCATGTTTAGCTCTTGTATTTTTGGACTTTTCAACTCCACCGCTGTAGAATGTACAGAACGCAGCTTCCTTTCCAGCTGTGCCAGTCCCACATGCTGTGCGCTCTGTTATATTAAACCTCCATGACATCCTTGGTGCTGGGCTCTGAACTGTGCACATATTTGTGAATGCAGTAATATGTGTTGGTTTCAGATCTGCTCCTAGTCCCAGGCTACAGAACAAGTCTTCAGATTTACTCCAGAAGGACTCACATGTTTTCACTATGCACCATTTTCATAACTAAATATAACTGAACATTTGACAACGAGCCTCGTTTTCTCCTTTAAGTGCATGTTGTTAAAGTACCGCTCATAATAAGTCACAAAAAGGTTTCGTTCTTATGAGTTGGTGTCACGTTCAGAGAGGTCCTGACTGACATCTGCCCAGCTGTGAAGCTGAAAATATCCCCATTCGTGGTTCTCACTTGAGCTGTCAGGCTTTGAAGGCGAAAGTGAGTCAAGGTTTCAAATGAATCATAATCCTTTAATGCGCTCAGGCTCGAACCGTGGAGAGTAATTAGAAGTTTCTGAgttcctctcctctgcagcaggagtcGGAGGCGATGAGAAAGACGTCTAGTAGGACAGAAGTCTTTAATCCGGAGAGTGATGGCACCACAGATCAACATCTGAGCCTCTCCAAATGTTCGCCCCGCTCTCTGTTTATTTTCCGTCTCCATTATcatgcaggagcaggaggaaaagcGTTACCAACATGACACAGAAAGCCAAGCGTTGACTTCCTTCACAAACATAGGGAGACGTCCTCATGCAGTTGTGATAACAGAGCAGGACACCCTCCCCACAGTTTTTCaatggcatgtgtgtttttcataaatatttGATTTGTTAGATAGCTGCAGATATTTGTCTCCGAGTAAAGGctggaaacatgcaaaccaattgtgaaatattaataaaCCCGCGGACAAACATGTGAGAACGGGACCGTACCGACGCTGAAGATCGGATCCGTGTTTATTCAGACAGCACGAAAGATAAAGCTCAAACTTTTTGTGAATAGGAAGAcaatttcctgtgttttttggGCAGTTTTGTGTAACAATCGACTGTTTATTTTAATGGGATTGAAATAGATGACTAACAAAATGAACAAGTTTGtaaatgtataaatatatattcacATAAGGCCTTGTTAGACACCAACCAGCGTCAATGGAAAGTCTAAACATCCGATTCTGCTCTCACAAGACCTCTCAAGTGTCTCTGGTATCAAAGGTTTGTGTCCTGAACGTTTTacgttgagtgtgtgtgtgtgtgtgtgtgtgcaggcagcaCATCAGTCCAACTCTTCTGTGTCTTTCAGACTGGTGCTATCATTCCCAGTTCACCTGCAACCATCAGTGCAACGGTGAGTTAAAGTCAGatgaaatgtgaatattttacaCCATCCGAAGGGCTGCTCCAGTGTTCTCACTTCAGAGTTATTGACAAACCTCCACTCCAGACATCCAGAGAGATAGAACTGCATTCTCTGTTGCATTTGGTAGTGTGTCAGTACTTCATGCATTCCGGCTGCTCACCGAGAAACATGAGGATCATCGATTTTAATGAGTCCAACTCACTTAATCCTCACACTCCTCTTGTTTTAGTGCCAGAAAAATGGAACCTTGCCGACCAAGTCTGCGCGGGAGAATTCCAGTCGCCCATCAACATCGTGACCAGAAAGACGCTGAAAGATGAGCGTCTGACTCCGTTACAGTTCAAGAACTACCAGCAGACCTTCAGCGGCACCATCGAAAACAACGGACACTCGGGTGAGCCTCTCGCCGGGCGTCAGGCAGCCGCCCCGGCTCCCAGGCTGCGTTCTGAGCTCTCCGTGTCTGATGTGTCCACTGCAGTCGTGGTCCAGGTTCCTCAGAACTCCACCATCTCGGGCGGAGGTCTGCCCGTCACCTACAAGGCGGTGCAGTTCCACCTGCACTGGGGCAAAGACGGAGGGCCGGGATCCGAGCACACCGTCGACGGGGAGCGATATCCCATGGAGGTGAGTCAActctctcagctcagagctgtttgcatgttccccctctctctctctctctctctctctctctctctctctctctctctctctctctctctctctctctctctctctctcgctctgcaTTTGTGACCAGCCGTCAGGTATTATCAGCATTAATCAGCCGCCGTGCCGGGTTGGATGAGGCTGTTTAGACTTTTGGAATAAGTTACAACTTGAACCACAAAAGAGACAAACACTCCCCTGCTGCTTGCTTGTCTAAtcagtttccacacacacagctcgaTGTAATGTCTGACTCTCAGCCCTGATTTCCCCCCGACAGCTGCACATCGTTCACATGAAGAGCCATTACGAAGATCTGCCCACGGCGCTGAGGGACCGAGAAGGAGTCGCCGTTCTTGGATTTTTCTATGAGGTAACCCGTCAACACCTGCAACGTTGCTTCAGACCGCAGTTGCAGATATAAACCgtgatttatttcttcttctctaGAAATCCAACAgtgcaaacagaaaatatgACTACATCATTAACGCTCTACGCAAAGTCAAGGCTACAAGTACGTATCGGAGTTCGGCACAGCCTGAGAAATCGTTCATCGGCTCGCCGCtgaccttttctgtttttgtgatgTTGGTGGTTTCAGAAGGAAACACCTCCCTTCAGCCCATATCCCTGGCTCAGCTGATCCCGTCCGAGCAGAACATGACCTCTTACTACCGTTACAAAGGCTCTCTGACCACGCCGGGCTGCGCAGAGTCTGTGGTGTGGACAGTGTTCGAGAACCCCATTCCCCTGAGCCTGGAACAGGTCAGTGTGTCAGAAAACCCCTAATAATATTCTCccgttttatttgtttacatgacTGTATAGCAGGGGCAGTGGTTCgctctctcacctcacagtgaggatATTCCCAGCTGGAGTCCGGGTTTTGGGCCTGGGCTTCTCTGGACAAAGCTTTAAAGTCCTTCCAGTGTGTGCATGGGGTCTTTTTTCTGCGAGTGCAGACTATAAACAAGCATTTGAGGCTCACTTTTTCGCTGCCCATTGAGTCCTCTTCACAGCCAGCTGCTGTAAAGCTGTGTGAAAAACGGATGGAGGGATGATTCAGTGGTTTGAATCACCGTTGATTGGATttacttggtggtttggccagatTGGTGTGtcttgcaggctggttttggcccatgggccttatgtttgacacttattgtccagatgttccctgagcatgacc
Proteins encoded in this region:
- the ca4a gene encoding carbonic anhydrase 4a; its protein translation is MRSHWKKTRHCVAFSRSSPERTDMQRLILPVLLASFWTTCSGSGDWCYHSQFTCNHQCNVPEKWNLADQVCAGEFQSPINIVTRKTLKDERLTPLQFKNYQQTFSGTIENNGHSVVVQVPQNSTISGGGLPVTYKAVQFHLHWGKDGGPGSEHTVDGERYPMELHIVHMKSHYEDLPTALRDREGVAVLGFFYEKSNSANRKYDYIINALRKVKATKGNTSLQPISLAQLIPSEQNMTSYYRYKGSLTTPGCAESVVWTVFENPIPLSLEQLQAFSELQFGDGKPMTENFRPVQPLNGRQVFRSGGAAVLASSALLLAATAAALGLSRPN